taggCCTACTGTTTTCTGGtccaaatctctctgttatgatacctTTAATGACCCAAAAGCCcccatggctgatagatttgggaaccTTACCTCAGTGAACAGACACACAGCAtgcagctggctgttaactttcaatgaaagCAGTGACAATgtctaacaacagactgtactgaaaAGAAACTGCACAGTGATTTTATATCAGCATTAGGGGGttggggtaattccccatcaagactgttGATATCATGAGCTGCtgtatttgccctgcccaaattaaaccaggCCAGGAAAGGAGTGAACAGCTTTCTAGCggtctaaataaaaaatgcattcacatgtagatctcagtgttttcacatgtttgcaGCAAGCTTATTGCAACATATCTACAGAGCTACTACACAAAGTTTTGATTTCACTTTAGCGGTACTTTAACTGGATAATGAAGTTTGTACAGAAAACATGATACAGATATGTCATAGTAACCTGATCCACAAAATGTCTTTTGCTGAAGTAGACTTCTCAATCTTCAAGAGCAAACTTTTACCTTGAATGGATCAATTAAATATGATCACGTGTGGAATTCATCTTTATCAGTGTTGGAGTCTTCTCTGGTGTGGCTTAGCACACATTCTAATCTACATGTTGTTTGGTTTGTGTTGATACATGTCTGTTTAATTATTGCTTCCAGAGCCACTAAAAAGGCACGTTTAAAGCAACCACAATGCAGCTGCAAGTGTCGGTGACGTGTGAGGTTACTGAAGTGGATCTGCTGGCCCACATCTGTGCTCCACCTcatgaaaacatgacaacaaGATTTTTGTACAAACATGTATAGTGTAGAGGCATATTCCTGCCCTGTGTATTTTTAACACATTCCACATAAACAACAATTGCATTAATACATAGTTAGGATTTTAGTGAGTAAATGAGCCAGGCATCACATAAAGTCATCACTTCAGTCACAGCAGCATTGCAGTCACatgctgtgttttattgtgtacAAATAAGACTAAACTTTCAGTAATTGGGGCCCCATGTTTTCATGCCCTTTCTAACAACTGATTCATAAGCCATGACAATAATTCACATTGTTGAGAGGGCTTGTTTGTAGGGCCCAACTGATATCGATTTCTGGGGGCCTATGTTAATACATAAGAtagggaatttaaaaaatccaataacCAATATATCagctgatgtatttttttttacaataaaataaacaattgcCTGCTTCTGGTCCTTTGGATATAGCATACATACAGTATGCTACAAAGATATAAAATGAAGGCAGagcatttgactgttttcaaatACTTTTACTGTCAAAAAAAGAACTATCATGAACTAAATGCTGATCAAAATAATGCAGTTAAGTGTACAAATATTACAGACCACTTCACCACCTTGGTGAAGTAGTCCCACACCATAATGTTATGCCCATCTTCTTTGCCATCTGGAGTCTGATATTTTGccaacacacatgcacccaagagtcaaaatattaggaacacctCTTAGAACAAAAGCAACACTCACTAGAATCTCAGCAATAAACAACGAAGAATGAATCATCTCTCTGACAGTGtcagcaacatttaaaaaaatcatatttgtttttaagtaGAATTTACGGTAGATATGTTGTTATTGGTGTGCATTACATCACACAGGTTAGTCTAATGAAATGGTCAGTGAGTGTATTTACAAATGATGAATTTAATATTATCTGTAGGTAATAGGTAAGTAGATAAGCACCGTCACAAAAGTCACTGGTAAAACATGATTTGTAATGCACCTCTCTTATGGGATCTAAATGtgcattcatgttttctttcctctttctgAACCATGAAGTCATTATGAATCAAACTCCAAGAAATgccccccacccacccccactGGTTGTAACTCTAATTTGTTCTGGTCTTATCTGGCAGCATGTGGCTGCCTTGGTGAGTGTAATATCACTGGGAGATATTGcaccattatttttattgttttgttactGACTTTGCTAAAGTTTATAGCCAGCTAAGCTAGGTTATCCTAACTTTAGCTTGCTAACATAAACAGATAAGCATGACTGACACAGGGAGGCACGTCATGACTCACAGGCAAGCGGGTTGAACTTTGACAGCAAACTTGTGGAGTTATTGTTTATTTCTTAAACTAGTTATAAACTTTACATTCAGGAAAACCGTCCTCTTCACCAAATTTGATGCTCAGCCAAGCTGCTCTGAGTTCCAGTCTCTGGTGTAAGGAGGTAAATATGGAGTGTGTGACGTGAAAGGAGTCAGAGCACTCTCTATTTGTTAATTAATAGAAAACAGACATAGTGTTTAGATAAAATCAAGTCATCCACCCTGCACTTTATTCGAGAAATACAAGCGTAAACATTGGCGACTATTGTCCACCGTTTGGCTGAATAATGATTATTTAAATAGGGCTATAATTGGCCAGTTAAATTGGcctgttgatttttttgttgggTACCTGATATCATACAGTATAGTTTTGTTGATACCAAATTTTTAAGGTTTGGAGTACCTTAAGATCAAAATGATCCTTTCTGATTTAATAATCCCTTAAATATTGCATCTTAAATGAATGTCTTTTTGTGACTCCCTTTAGGTAACGACACCACAGAGAAAGATGAGAAGCTCAAGAGGAAGGTCAAACCTAAACCACGTTCCTCCACAAAACAAGCTTCACTGAACAACTCAGCCTCTTCCATAACCAGTAAATACTTCCAGTCACCTGTCAGAGAGGAGGGCACTGACAGTGATGACTTTGACATGGTGACATCAAGAACTCCTGTGTTTAAATCcacaaacaccaaaaaaaaggagaaagaagaaaatgaggaggaggagaagatggaagaggaggacagtgagGAAAGTGAAGATGACTGGGAGGAAGTGGAAGGTAAGTGGGGATGatcagaaaatgtttgatactGATGACACATTCTTAACTCTTTACCAggtgtaattaaaaaaagaaatatgttcACAAGGATGTTGAGACAAGATAGGAAGCAAAAGTGAGACAAATGTCCTTAGCATGCCTTTGTTTTTAGAGCTGGCTGAGCCTCTGGGTCCAGTTGAACCTCCAGAACCCGTCCTACCCTCACAGCCAGTGGAGATAGAGATTGAGACTCCAGAAGTCAGGAAAAAGTAAGTGCATATTTTTGAATTATGCATGAAAGGCACTCCATaggaaaggatttaaaaatgttatgtcCTGATTAAggtaaaaatagatattttgcATTACAACTGATAAGCCAGAATTGTACATGAATGTGCAACATAAATATAGCCCCAATCACTAATATGTCCCCCCCATGAGAATGTTTGGAGCATAACAAGGTGCAGCATTACTGGTGAGGTGTAGAGTTAGTTCACATGCCACATGAATGAAGTAcgactttactttactttacatGTGCAGAGCCTGTGTTCCTCAAAGCTGGAAGCCCAGGTTTAAGTCCAAACTgagctcctttcctgcatgtcattctcccctctttctctctcccaaAAGTTTCGAACTCTATACACTGGATCACCACAACCTTGATGAATGAGAACTTACACAGACACCTCTGTATATTGTCCAGTTACagcataaaaagtaaaagataAAGCAATAAAGCTCATAGAGAAAAAAATACCCTCCCAACAGTTAAGCATGGTGGAGGATCCATGATGTTGTGGGGCTGCTCTGCTGCGTCTGGTACTGGAGGCCTTGACTGTATCATAGGAATCATGAAAGCTGAGGATTACTAAGGGATTTTAGTACAAAATGTGCTACCCAGCGTAATAAAACTGTTTGAGTCAAAGAACATGGTTTTTCCAACAAGACCCAAAGCAAACATCCTTCGTGGTTTTATACTGGCTAACAATGAGTTCTGATCTAAATCTAATCGAAAATCTATGGTGTTACCTTAAATCTGCCATTGGGGAAAGAAATCCTGCAAACTTTCAAGAGCTTGAAGAAATTGTAAAGGAAGAGGTGCCTTTAGGAGGGGTGCCTTTATTATTGtccatgtgattttttttttggtttcctCTTTGAAATTAGAAcatgtatttttcatatttcatatcgtatttttttgttaaattattttGGAAATCCAATTATGAATTCGGATTATATTAATTTAGGTTCATTTTCTATTATTTCTGAAAATATTGTACAGGTTATGCAACAAAtgaaagggtgccaataatggTGACCTGGACTGTAGTTGTGAGCAAGAAACGTGTTGATGGCTACAAATTCAAATTGGGCAGATTTATTTCCAAAGCCAGTGATAtctctcagtttcaacatctgatatgtttttgaattgggaaatttatttggggGTTTGTACTTTGAAAATCttgaaattctgtttaaattctgttttacagattttaagGGATTTGGCTACTACATTTATATCCGTTTATAATGTGCTCACAGGTTGACTTTTAATGACACTTAAAATTTACAGATGTATACATGAAGGTAATATTAATTTGATTTCACATAGCGTGCAACCTTGAAAATACTAACATGAGCATAAACCAGTTATTAAAGTCTGTTATAAACTAtctttttcccagtttttgaTCTGCTTTTGCACGAGTGTTATGGTATTTATTAGTCATATTGAAGGGCAAGTGTTATTTGACAAACATCTACACTCTTATGGAGATTTTTCTTCCTCTGGAATAACTAGATTTATATTGTTAAGCCTTTTGGATCTGGTATaggaataaacatttttttaatgttcttaaAACAGGGCCTTGAAGAAAATGACTGTCCCCGTTAATTAGTTGTGTAAATGCAAAACATCCAAGAAAATCTTTTGCATTTTCAAAATTTGCTTAAGATATAAATCTAGTCTTAGTTAATCTCATTAAGCACTCCTGTTTATCAAAAGTCATGAGATTTGTTCGCTTATAACTGGTCTTCAATGAGTGTATGGAATGCTTCGCAAATTTCTAAATCTGAGAGAAAATTTACTCTTTGTACTTTTAAAAAGCCAATTAGCATGCATGAATATCTACTCAATTTAGACGTGGGCTTGAATACACCCTGCTGAGACTTATATTTCTGCTGTGCTCTAACAATCCTGATGTGTCTTTGGTTAGGCAAAAAAGACAGGCGGAGTTTGAGAATTATCTGAGACGCATGATGAACCGATACAAGAAGGACATTCTGATAGATACTCACAAGGTAAACACGCACAAATTAGCTCATTCTTGCTGATTCATAATCTTGTGTCTAACTTAAAGTGTCCACATCAGGACTGTGGTCATTACAAGCCTGTGATTGGTCCCTCAGGTACACCTCATGTGTCTGATAGCCAATGGGATGTTTCGCAACCGTCTGTGCAGTGAGCCAGACCTGCTGGCCATCACTCTGTCCCTTCTGCCCCCGCGCTATGCCAGTGTGGCAAAGGAGCGTATCGACCAGAACTACCTCTCTGGGCTGCTCAAGTGGTGTGTGCTTGTGAAATTTTAGCTACTACATATAAAgtataaactttttaaatgacacagttttattttttgcagtgtatAACAAAAACTGTTGATTAATAACCAGTACATCATCTGTAAGTACTTGTATATGTCATCTTTCCTGCTTTCCTGCCCCTTAGGTTTAGAGCAACATTCACACTCAACCCCAGTCTGCCCTGTGAGGAGCGTCCGGACCCCTGGGCTCTGCTGGGGAGACGACTAGCGAGCCTCTCAGCCAGAAACCACCAGGAAATGACTCATGTTGGTATTCATGCACAagacaaatgtatttattgaagtgTGCAGTGTTTCAGTGAAATTACAAAGGGAGACTTGGATGATATATTAAACACCTGTATGTGCTGTGTTCCCTTCAGCTGTTCTTGTTGGTCCTGAGGTCTCTGCAGTTCTTCTGTCGGTTGGTCCTCTCTTTGCAGCCGATTCCTCTCAAAGCCCCACCAGCTAAGGTGATGACAATCTCTAATTGAACACTACAGATGATTCTGGGATAAGTACAGCTCCTAGACTCAGTGAAGGGCTTCAGCTGATTTTTAAgagaatattttaaatctttgctCAAGTTATCAGAATGATGGTAAACTGGTTAATAAGCCAGCTGACTATCTGAGTGACAAACTTGGCTTTACAAATTATTAACGCTTCACTGCCCAGATGATGCTGAAATACATGACGACACAGACTAAAGTAACAGGGTCTGGTGCCACTATTAACTGGTTTTCTTCCTTATTAGATCATTAACATTTGCTTACAGTCAACTGGGAGTATATTAAGTAAATATATATTGTGGAGCAGtgctttaaatgaaaacactctTCACTTAAAGACAAGTGACAGAAGGAGAAGGGTAGAGTGACTCTGGGTCTGTGAGTTGTGAATCTGTCTCACAACAGCACCATGGACTGAGAGCTCAACTACCTTACTATAGCGGGTAGATGTGCAAACAGATGGTGataaaagagcaacacagctgcacTTTGCTGGAGGAAATGGGCATCACCATACAGAAAGATTTTTTGAACGTTTTCTCTTTTGGGCAACTCCAAAATGATAGACTGTGGCTTAAATATGAGGGCAATTTATATTTTAGATGTTACATATAATTTGGCATTCCACATACAGGTGCAcctcaaaaattagaatttcaTGTAAGTGTTTGTCTTTTCCCGTTATTTAcctcaaaaagtgaaacttttataaattctagattcatctcatacaaagagAAATGCTTCAAgaccttttctgttttaatcttgatgattatggcacACAGCtaacaaaaatccactatttcAAAATATCAGGATATTCTAGAAAAACTCCAATTTGGTTTTGAGGcttcattctctcactgtggttcagcACACACAACTGTAATCATGGGGAAGATTGCTGACTTGATCCTTGTTCAGAAGACAaacattgacaccctccacaaggagggtaagccacagagggtcactgctgaaagggcaggctgttcccAGAGACGGTATCaaagcattttcatggaaagttgccaggaagggaaaagtgtggttaaagaataaaacaaaaatatgcacaagCAATGGAGATGAGTTCAGCCTTCAGATACTTGTCAGACAAAGCAGAGTCAAGAATTTTATTGGAGCTGCACAAAAAgctgactgaggctggagtcagtggatcaagaccCACCACACAGATGTGTCCACAGATGTggaaatgggctaaaagtgtcATGTTCTGAGTGTGGGACCattcctgaaccacagacaacacCGTCACATTCTCATCTCAGCTAAGAGGAAAAGAACTGAACCTTTGCGAAGTGTTCCaatgtcctgttttcagatgagagtacattttgaatttgatttggaaatcaaggtcccagaggctgggggaagatcagagaggcacaaaATCCAAGGTACTTAGAGTCCAATGTTTTGGTTTCCACGGTCAGTGGTGGTTttgggtgccatgtcatctgctgatgttggtccactgtACTTTATCAAATCCAAAATCAACAcagtcagccatctaccaggagattttagagcacttcatgcttacATCTGCTGGGAAGCTTTATGGGGATACTGATTCcttttttccagcaggacttggcacctgccacCAGTGAATGGAAAAACTACCAGATACTGGTCTGCTGACCATGGTAATACTTGCGCTTGATtgaccagccaactggtctgacgtgaaccccatagagaatttCTGGAAAGATGTAATGAGAGACACCATTACTACACAATAAAGATGAGCAAAAAGCTGCTACCAGAAAAACCTGGGCTTGTTAACACCCCAgtagtgccacagactgattggctctaTGCCTTGTCACAAAGATGCagtcatttttgtaaaataagcTTCAACCAATTGCTGAGTACATACGTGAGCATAATTtgccagaaggtcaacatttctgtattataaatccttttttggactgatgtttagtgacattcaaacattttagatagtggattttttagAGCTGTTAGCTGTAACATCAAGataaaaaaagtcttgaaatatttaactttgtaataATGAATTCCAAGTATATATagaaagtttcacttcttgaagtcaatcacaggaaaaaacgaactttttcatgatattcccATTTTtagagatgcacctgtatatatGAAAGGAAGTTGTCAGgtttgaaaaacaaagacattttagaAATATGAGTGAGTCTGCAATGAATGAAAATCAGCTGTAGGCTTTGTAAGGTAACATTATGTTCAAGAGTATCGAACTGCATTACAAGATTACTGCAACTGAGGAGTTATTTTATATGCTCTGAAAAGTTGGATTCGTTACCAAAAGAGAAATCctcttttttgactttttacatgtCAGTCAGGGCACATAACCTACTGTATGTCTATCTTTGaatttttcccctcttttgtCAGTCTACAGCCTATTTTATGACCCACAGTCCAACTGTGCAACCATCCTCCCTGCCTTCTTGCTAGTTTCATTAGTCAGTTACCCCTGTGTTACCCACAGCACTAGGTTTACCTTCTGCAGGTACTCTATGCAGCTATATGTAACGCATTCCCCCCAACAATGTTTGTAGATGACAGTGATTTCATCTTTTTAAGCTCTACCCCTTGTTAAAACATGACAGGCTTagtgtttttaactttttatcttattgtgCTAACTATATACACTATTTATCTCTTACTATGATATCTGCTCCTGTCAAGGTATTTCTCTGCAAACTGCTCTTGCTTCTGCATATGTTTGCTCATCAAAGACTGATGAAAGAATATAAgatgttatttagtttttttggactcatttgttttcatgtttgataAGTAGTCCATTTATGTGTCTTTCCAGGGCAAAGGGCCTAAATCACCCTCGACTGCCCAAAGAAAAAGCACGAAAAACACTGGCAAGGAAGCCTCAAATGCCAGTAAGAGACCAGCAGGTGGAGGACAGTCCAAAGGAGAACgaggggggaaaaaagcaaagacagaaaaaataaaggaggaggatgaggaagatgagaagGCTAAAGTGTCTGTAGGGCAAAGGCCAAAGAACTCTAAGCGACGCAGCATTGCCTCAAAAGTCAGCTACAAGGAAGAAAGTAACAGTGAAGAAGAACATGAGGAGAGGCTTAGTGATGAGGACTTCCAGGCATCAAGTGAAGAGGACAGTGCAGATTCAGAGAGTGGTGCTAAATCTACAAAGAAGAACAATGGCAAAAGGAAAGTGTCCAACAACATGAAAACTCCAGCTCCAAAGAAAAGAAGTAGTGGGGGAAATAAACAGGTAaaggaagaggagcagaagaaggaggaaaataaaacagacgATGAATTTGAAACCAACTCAACAAAGTGGAGGAGCAGGAAAAAGAAGGAGGGGGCAGGAGCAGATGAGTGGTTAGAGGTCTATCTGGACAAAACCTCCTCCTGGGTTTGTGTTGATGTGGATTATGGTGTCGGAATGCCTCAGCTCTGCTCCCAGAATGCAACAGCACCTGTGACGTATGTGGTGTCAGTGGACAATGATGGATTTATAAAAGACCTGGGAAGGAAATATGACCCCACCTGGATGACATCATCCAGGAAGAGGCGGGTGGAGGAAGAGTGGTGGGAGGAAACACTTGAGCCCTTCCTGGGACCTGAGGACGAGAGGGAcaagaaggaggagaaggaggtaagaaagacagagagacagcTAGACATTAAGATGCATAGGTTAACTGGACAGGTGAGACGGATcaaaagatttttatttgtatctcATTTGTATCAAGGACAGCCCCCAACACAAGAGCCCAGGAATGCAGAATTAATTGGatactgaaatgttttgatatTTGAAGACTTTGTTGAGACGTTGTTACTCATACCACATTAGTAAGTGCCAAAAACAGCTTCCAGTCTAAATCAGCCACAGATGCTGACATGAATTCCTAGAGGCAGATGATAGTTCTGCATACATTTTTTCACCCCTTCAGTTTGCATCAACAGATTATTCCTTTATATTTGAGTTTGATAAGATGTATCAAGGACTTTGGCAGTTAATACTTCCTTTTGCATCCTTATATTGCGTTTCACAACAATGAAACACAGAAAGGAAAACCCAGTATCTTGGGAACAGTTCTACAAGGTAACTTAAAAATATATCTTGATTAGAGTATTATGATGACAAGTTTGGCTCAGGGAAGGAGTGGGTTGTCTCTTGATTGTGAAATTGGCAGTTTGACTCCTAACCCTTGTATTAAGGCAgacaacatttttgatactttgatGCTTTTACAGTGTTAAGTGTTAAAGACAATACAGTCAAAGGTAATTTAAGTACTGCAAGTATCAAAGAGTATGGAAActcaaaaaaataacagcactaaatgtatttaaaaagacATGACAGAATAGGAATGTTTCCAGTGTCTTTGTGCAGCTTAGACTTTGTGCAGGAGtttatctgctttttttctgaaagaaaacaagaaagtaTCAAATGTTGGGTATTTAGGActgatatttttgttgttatggTAACAAAACAATTATCTGGTGTTATCTGATTTTTAGCCGTGAGGTGTCAAAGATTAAAACTCTCCTTCAGTGacaaccattttttaaatgttgaagtGTCTTAGGGCATGACAtgtaggggtgtaaatcaccagttttatCACGATACTATACAATATCGATTCTCAGAACAATGATTCTATATTTGCCGATATCACAAATTCTGCCACGATTTGATTTCGATATGAGTGGATTTAGAGGCCTGCGAACGATATCAGACAATATTGTGAACCCATCTACCACAAtctgttacttttcacataaaaaagaaaCGCAATAGCCATTACCTGCTATCTGCGCCGAGCGGTGTTGTGACTCGTGGATGGGCGGAAACTGTCATAACCAAGCACGTGGGGGAACTTTCAAATGAAAAGCataaggtaaaaatggcaatTAATATCGATGTTTATACTTTCAATCGATTTGACAGAATCATTGCTCAAACAATCGATATATCGATCCAGCTCAATGAATTGTTACACCCCTGATGACATGTAACCCAAAATAGAGGGTTGTATTGGGAGCTGGATTCTGTGGGACCCAAAACCAATGTTGCAGGAGCAGGTGGTTTTGACATggggtgggaaaaaaattgcttcAGGTCCCGGAACATCAGTTTTGGTAAGAGAAAGCAAATATTTACTATGATGCAACTAAACAAATGACGTGGAAAAGATGatttgtgctggtattttacaacaaaaagagTCTAAGtgaaagagcagaaaacaactgaaacttTGTTGAAACATGCCCACAAGAACACGTATTCAGCACGCCTGAACCAAGACAACAGGGGAGATGCGTCACATGTTGataaaaatcatggtttaatTGTTATTTGCCAGTTGGACTCAACTGTGCTGCATAAATATGTTACTATCTGGGTTTGTCTCCAACGCAGCTAAACAGTGATGCTGTTTTGAATCTCCACAATAAAGTGCATGCACTacaactttgtaaataagtcaaaaggcccAGTATATGGAGATGTTGAGCCATTATGCACTTTCCATGCAAAATGACCTTGTTGCCCTCGGCAGGATTTGCCACACCTGCTGCAGGTACAGGCAGGAGTGGACAGTAATGGCCAGCAGGCAGTGATGGATTAAGAAAATAGTCTCATGCAGGGCTTTACCCCAAAATGCTCCAGGTTTAATAGCCATGTGTCGCATATAAATCCACACTAATTGGATTTGTACTGATGGGCGTGTCACATGGCAGCCTCTACCATCAGTGTATTGAAGTGTGTGTGAATAGGTGGATGTAAAAGGTAAAGTAAAAGTTCTTGAGTGGTCAGAAGAATAGAAAACTGATGATAAGCCattaatacaaacaaaaaacattttctggaCCAAGAAGTAGGCTATTATCTGGCAGATAAGAATTCTATTCCAGTAGAAAAAATGGAATCTATAacattgtctgtggttcaggattggctccaCAACAGGAACATGACGCTTGTAGCCCATTTACTGTCCACATCTGTGTGGTGGCTTTTGATACACTGACTCCGGCCTCAGTCAGCTCTATGTGAAGCCCCCCTAAATTCTTGAATATGCTCCGTTTGACAAACCACTGAAGGCTGACctcatccctgtttcttgtgcaccttttattttcacactttccCCTTCCTGTTAACTTTACATAAATGTACTTTGATACATCCTCAGAGAACAGCCTGCACTCTCAGTAGTGactttctgtggcttaccctctgtggagggtgtcagtgttTGTCTTCAGGACAGCAGTCATGTCAGCaatcttccccatgattgcagcTGTATACTGAACTGGGATGAGAGAATGAAGCCTCGTGAAACCTCTGCAAATTAGACTTTTCTGCAATAGTCTTGTATTTCgagaaagtggatttttttttatcttgagcTACAATCCGTTGTCATCAGTCTTGAAATGTCTCACTTTGTTTGAGATTACTGTGGAATTTATGGACATTTTACTGTCTGAAGTAAGTCacgag
This window of the Cheilinus undulatus linkage group 11, ASM1832078v1, whole genome shotgun sequence genome carries:
- the xpc gene encoding DNA repair protein complementing XP-C cells isoform X1, producing the protein MAKRKKSEVPEANTKKPKQMKAKSSGARASAKNEDKGNDTTEKDEKLKRKVKPKPRSSTKQASLNNSASSITSKYFQSPVREEGTDSDDFDMVTSRTPVFKSTNTKKKEKEENEEEEKMEEEDSEESEDDWEEVEELAEPLGPVEPPEPVLPSQPVEIEIETPEVRKKQKRQAEFENYLRRMMNRYKKDILIDTHKVHLMCLIANGMFRNRLCSEPDLLAITLSLLPPRYASVAKERIDQNYLSGLLKWFRATFTLNPSLPCEERPDPWALLGRRLASLSARNHQEMTHLFLLVLRSLQFFCRLVLSLQPIPLKAPPAKGKGPKSPSTAQRKSTKNTGKEASNASKRPAGGGQSKGERGGKKAKTEKIKEEDEEDEKAKVSVGQRPKNSKRRSIASKVSYKEESNSEEEHEERLSDEDFQASSEEDSADSESGAKSTKKNNGKRKVSNNMKTPAPKKRSSGGNKQVKEEEQKKEENKTDDEFETNSTKWRSRKKKEGAGADEWLEVYLDKTSSWVCVDVDYGVGMPQLCSQNATAPVTYVVSVDNDGFIKDLGRKYDPTWMTSSRKRRVEEEWWEETLEPFLGPEDERDKKEEKELQNKLLNKPLPISVGEYKNHPLYALRRHLLKYEAIYPSTATVLGYCRGEPVYSRDCVHTLHSRDTWLKEARTVRLGEEPYKMVKGFSNRSRKARMMSELKEENDLALFGEWQTEEYQPPIAVEGKVPRNDYGNVYLFKPCMLPVGCVHVRLPNLHRVARKLNIDAASAVTGFDFHGGYSHAVTDGYIVCEEHEEVLRGAWVEEQELQKQKEKEKKEKRAISNWTLLVKGLLIRERLKQRYSKKNQGLASLTQGEETGGFSSDEEAVGDGSPGAKTAAETLAMSWPQNRQAEEDEGSISGLKKKAKTKREKRGQEKHMFPFEKV
- the xpc gene encoding DNA repair protein complementing XP-C cells isoform X2, which produces MAKRKKSEVPEANTKKPKQMKAKSSGARASAKNEDKGNDTTEKDEKLKRKVKPKPRSSTKQASLNNSASSITSKYFQSPVREEGTDSDDFDMVTSRTPVFKSTNTKKKEKEENEEEEKMEEEDSEESEDDWEEVEELAEPLGPVEPPEPVLPSQPVEIEIETPEVRKKQKRQAEFENYLRRMMNRYKKDILIDTHKVHLMCLIANGMFRNRLCSEPDLLAITLSLLPPRYASVAKERIDQNYLSGLLKWFRATFTLNPSLPCEERPDPWALLGRRLASLSARNHQEMTHLFLLVLRSLQFFCRLVLSLQPIPLKAPPAKGKGPKSPSTAQRKSTKNTGKEASNASKRPAGGGQSKGERGGKKAKTEKIKEEDEEDEKAKVSVGQRPKNSKRRSIASKVSYKEESNSEEEHEERLSDEDFQASSEEDSADSESGAKSTKKNNGKRKVSNNMKTPAPKKRSSGGNKQVKEEEQKKEENKTDDEFETNSTKWRSRKKKEGAGADEWLEVYLDKTSSWVCVDVDYGVGMPQLCSQNATAPVTYVVSVDNDGFIKDLGRKYDPTWMTSSRKRRVEEEWWEETLEPFLGPEDERDKKEEKELQNKLLNKPLPISVGEYKNHPLYALRRHLLKYEAIYPSTATVLGYCRGEPVYSRDCVHTLHSRDTWLKEARTVRLGEEPYKMVKGFSNRSRKARMMSELKEENDLALFGEWQTEEYQPPIAVEGKVPRNDYGNVYLFKPCMLPVGCVHVRLPNLHRVARKLNIDAASAVTGFDFHGGYSHAVRRKRGLYLTGLCW